From a region of the Paenibacillus lutimineralis genome:
- a CDS encoding glycoside hydrolase yields the protein MPSQKPWKIYAIHHSHTDIGYTERQEKIQQYHVNFIRQALQILREIHSGRHPEWAGFKWVCETFWPVESFMERASEQEKAEFAAAVRRGEIGLSGTYLNMSELMDKELLESMIGRIRSYGKSIEAPVTSAMTADITGFSWGYGQVLLDAGIQNLITCIHTHHSMYPLWKKQQPFWWEMPSGERLLTWNGEHYMFGNDLGFIPGIGGSYTTKDELDTSQGVTFEIAETRIQRYIHRLEQDGYAFRFAPVMFSGLPTDNGSPNPQIMEFIQQWNAKHGEQIMIVSSTLEEFFTEVREHAASHPEDIPVHRGDWPDWWTDGVGSTPKHVQIYREAVRAYHKVKRLDPHCKIVSPDTIKDIEYHLTLFAEHTWGYHSSVTEPWNPFVQELGVRKEAFAANASTAAHRALYDILEHKGDALLSPNRPIKFKLSNPFDFVQEDFAHLIMEGWHYNLIKDGFEVRDVDSGQLYSSQLRLASRGVIISIPVTLQPGEEKTVHIQAVKSSKFITAYRNDYVGSDRMMDLDVTSDARAFKVTSTYIETPFVHIKWAKGEGITSWIDKRMDKEMLRQDRHHHAFTPVYDVTRAAKVEDQYEVRRKMGRNRKGPDAVTLTGILTKAEVIAEGDVYGTVELTFEVAGCSHYSLLVTAYAQHPRVDVAVRIHKDSVWDPENLYISLPFGSPIISESEELWIDKMDALTRPRKDQLTGSLADYYCVGEGAAYISAHNGVAIAMPDTPLIQLGSLNHQFRLLNGDAKLQQDPAHLYAWPMNNYWETNFAATLGGFYEFRYLVAWGEQYQTPEAAMDACRSMNAGILAWRVH from the coding sequence ATGCCAAGTCAAAAACCGTGGAAAATTTACGCCATACATCATTCTCATACAGATATCGGTTATACGGAACGCCAAGAGAAAATCCAGCAATACCATGTAAATTTCATACGTCAGGCCCTGCAGATTTTGCGTGAAATCCACTCAGGTCGCCATCCGGAATGGGCAGGCTTTAAGTGGGTATGTGAGACATTTTGGCCAGTGGAATCCTTTATGGAGAGAGCGAGCGAGCAGGAAAAGGCGGAATTTGCAGCTGCCGTTCGCCGCGGTGAGATCGGTCTCTCCGGAACCTACCTCAATATGAGCGAATTGATGGATAAAGAACTGCTAGAATCGATGATCGGACGCATTCGCAGCTATGGGAAGTCTATTGAAGCTCCGGTAACATCCGCCATGACAGCTGATATTACCGGATTTAGCTGGGGATATGGCCAAGTCCTGCTCGATGCAGGCATTCAGAACCTGATCACTTGTATTCATACGCATCATTCTATGTATCCACTGTGGAAAAAGCAGCAGCCCTTCTGGTGGGAAATGCCTAGTGGTGAACGACTCTTAACCTGGAATGGCGAACACTATATGTTCGGCAATGATCTCGGATTTATACCGGGAATCGGCGGCTCCTATACTACCAAAGATGAACTAGATACTAGCCAAGGCGTGACCTTCGAGATCGCGGAGACACGAATACAGCGTTATATTCATCGCTTAGAGCAGGATGGGTATGCGTTCCGCTTCGCTCCGGTCATGTTCTCCGGCTTGCCGACGGACAATGGCTCACCTAATCCTCAAATCATGGAGTTCATTCAGCAGTGGAATGCCAAGCATGGGGAACAGATCATGATCGTCTCATCGACCTTAGAAGAGTTCTTCACGGAAGTCCGGGAACATGCTGCAAGCCATCCCGAGGATATCCCTGTCCATCGCGGCGACTGGCCGGATTGGTGGACGGATGGTGTAGGCTCGACGCCAAAGCATGTGCAGATCTACCGCGAAGCTGTACGTGCGTATCACAAAGTGAAGAGATTAGATCCACACTGTAAGATCGTATCCCCTGATACCATCAAGGATATAGAGTATCATCTCACGCTGTTTGCAGAGCATACCTGGGGATATCATTCTTCAGTCACCGAACCGTGGAATCCATTTGTTCAGGAATTAGGCGTTCGTAAAGAAGCTTTTGCGGCCAACGCGAGCACTGCAGCACATCGCGCACTTTATGACATTCTAGAGCATAAGGGGGATGCACTTTTATCTCCCAATCGGCCGATTAAATTCAAATTATCTAATCCCTTCGACTTTGTTCAGGAGGATTTCGCCCATCTTATTATGGAGGGGTGGCACTACAACCTGATTAAAGATGGATTTGAGGTGCGTGATGTAGACAGTGGCCAATTGTACTCCTCTCAACTTAGACTCGCATCGCGTGGTGTAATTATAAGTATTCCAGTTACACTTCAACCAGGCGAAGAGAAAACCGTTCATATTCAGGCTGTTAAATCCAGCAAATTCATAACCGCATACCGCAACGACTATGTCGGATCTGATCGAATGATGGATCTGGATGTGACGAGCGACGCGCGGGCATTCAAGGTGACATCAACCTATATTGAGACCCCATTCGTCCACATCAAATGGGCCAAGGGAGAAGGTATTACCTCTTGGATCGATAAACGCATGGACAAGGAAATGCTGCGCCAGGATCGCCATCACCACGCCTTTACACCCGTATATGATGTGACCCGGGCAGCCAAGGTGGAGGATCAGTACGAAGTGCGACGCAAAATGGGCCGTAATCGCAAAGGCCCTGATGCGGTTACTTTAACGGGAATACTCACGAAAGCTGAAGTTATAGCAGAAGGCGATGTGTATGGTACCGTGGAATTGACCTTCGAGGTAGCAGGCTGCTCTCATTATTCGCTGTTAGTTACGGCTTATGCCCAGCATCCCCGAGTTGATGTTGCAGTTCGTATCCATAAAGACAGCGTCTGGGATCCGGAGAACTTATATATCTCCCTGCCCTTTGGAAGTCCAATCATAAGTGAGTCTGAGGAATTATGGATCGATAAAATGGATGCCCTGACACGCCCGCGCAAAGACCAATTAACAGGCAGTTTGGCGGATTACTATTGCGTAGGCGAAGGTGCTGCTTATATATCAGCTCATAACGGTGTCGCGATTGCTATGCCGGATACGCCCCTCATTCAACTCGGTTCGTTGAATCATCAGTTTCGCCTGCTCAATGGCGATGCCAAGCTGCAGCAAGACCCCGCCCACTTATATGCTTGGCCGATGAATAATTATTGGGAGACCAACTTCGCAGCGACCTTAGGCGGATTTTACGAATTCCGCTATCTTGTAGCTTGGGGAGAGCAATACCAGACTCCTGAAGCCGCCATGGATGCGTGCCGCAGCATGAACGCCGGTATTCTGGCCTGGAGGGTTCACTAA
- a CDS encoding L-ribulose-5-phosphate 4-epimerase, which yields MLEQLKEEVFQANLELPRQGLIKYTWGNVSAMDRESGLFVIKPSGVSYETMKASDMVVVDLDGNVVEGEMRPSSDTPTHAVLYKHYSEIGGIVHTHSTWATIWAQAGLDVPVMGTTHADTFYGSIPCARFLTQEEIDRGYEAATGNVIIETFEQRGIDIMAVPGVLLKGHGPFTWGNDAKSAVMNSVVLDEVSKMNLFARDLNHFAEELPQGILDKHYLRKHGKDAYYGQK from the coding sequence ATGTTAGAACAACTTAAGGAAGAGGTCTTTCAAGCCAATTTGGAATTACCGAGACAGGGACTTATTAAGTATACATGGGGAAATGTGAGTGCGATGGATCGCGAAAGTGGATTATTCGTAATCAAGCCTAGCGGTGTAAGCTATGAGACGATGAAAGCCAGTGACATGGTAGTTGTTGATCTGGATGGCAATGTGGTTGAGGGGGAGATGAGACCTTCATCCGATACACCTACTCACGCAGTGCTTTATAAACATTACTCCGAAATCGGAGGGATCGTGCACACGCATTCCACTTGGGCGACCATCTGGGCTCAAGCAGGGCTTGACGTTCCTGTAATGGGAACGACGCACGCCGATACATTCTATGGCTCCATTCCTTGTGCGCGTTTCTTGACTCAAGAGGAAATCGATCGTGGCTACGAAGCCGCAACGGGTAATGTAATTATCGAAACCTTTGAACAACGTGGGATAGATATCATGGCGGTACCCGGTGTTTTGCTTAAAGGACATGGACCATTTACTTGGGGAAATGATGCAAAATCCGCGGTAATGAACAGTGTTGTGTTGGATGAAGTATCAAAAATGAATTTATTTGCAAGAGATTTGAACCATTTCGCAGAGGAATTACCACAAGGTATTTTAGATAAACATTACTTGCGCAAACATGGAAAAGACGCGTATTACGGTCAAAAATAA
- a CDS encoding xylulokinase gives MLSDRLSVQVAINKGETSLGIELGSTRIKAVLIDHSFQTIASGSYEWENQLKDGIWTYNLADIIKGLQDAYRVMKQEVQQNYGITLHTVGSIGISAMMHGYMAFDEQDNLLVPFRTWRNATTGKAARELTDLFEFNIPERWSIAHLYQAILCQEEHVPQVRFVTTLAGYIHWLLTGNKALGVGDASGMFPIDESTQNYNESMIQQFDELIASKGYTLKISNLLPKVYVAGEPAGVLTEAGAKILDPSLHLQAGIPFSPPEGDAGTGMVATNSVRRRTGNVSVGTSVFAMIVLEQELSKVYPEIDIVTTPNGSPVGMVHANNCSSDLNAWIGLFREFYEAMGQRVEADKLYSVLLNRSLEADPDAGGLLSYGYFSGENITGLEQGRPLFVRSPESKFNLANFMRAHLFSAFGALKMGMDILTKEENVAIDSILGHGGLFKTPVVGQKMMAASMNVPVSVMSTAGEGGAWGMAILASYMKNKDQEESLEDFLDQKVFKDVKGEEIYPDATDIKGFETFIERYKKGLAIEQSAVDNLV, from the coding sequence ATGTTATCGGATCGATTAAGCGTCCAAGTAGCCATTAATAAGGGAGAAACTTCGCTTGGGATTGAATTAGGATCTACGCGTATTAAAGCAGTACTTATTGATCATAGCTTTCAAACAATCGCTTCTGGTAGTTACGAATGGGAAAATCAGTTGAAGGATGGAATTTGGACGTACAACTTAGCGGACATAATCAAAGGTCTACAAGACGCTTATCGCGTAATGAAGCAAGAAGTTCAACAAAATTATGGAATCACCCTCCATACCGTGGGTTCGATCGGGATTTCTGCAATGATGCATGGATATATGGCTTTTGACGAACAAGATAACCTGCTTGTTCCGTTCCGGACTTGGCGTAATGCTACAACAGGCAAGGCAGCCAGAGAATTAACTGATCTATTTGAATTCAATATTCCTGAACGGTGGAGCATTGCTCATCTTTATCAGGCGATATTATGCCAAGAAGAACATGTGCCGCAGGTGCGTTTTGTTACGACACTAGCAGGATATATTCACTGGTTATTGACCGGTAACAAAGCACTTGGTGTTGGGGATGCTTCAGGGATGTTCCCGATTGATGAATCCACACAAAATTATAATGAATCCATGATACAACAGTTTGATGAACTTATTGCAAGTAAGGGTTATACCTTGAAGATCAGCAACCTACTTCCTAAGGTGTATGTAGCAGGTGAGCCAGCGGGTGTATTAACCGAAGCTGGAGCCAAAATTTTGGACCCATCACTGCATTTACAAGCAGGTATTCCATTTAGTCCTCCAGAAGGGGATGCCGGAACCGGAATGGTCGCTACGAATAGCGTAAGAAGACGCACTGGGAATGTCTCCGTAGGAACCTCTGTTTTTGCCATGATTGTACTAGAACAAGAGCTTTCCAAGGTTTATCCGGAAATCGATATAGTTACTACACCCAACGGAAGTCCGGTAGGGATGGTTCACGCCAATAACTGTTCAAGTGATCTTAATGCCTGGATTGGATTGTTCCGCGAGTTCTATGAAGCGATGGGACAAAGGGTAGAAGCTGATAAATTGTACAGTGTGCTGCTGAATAGATCTTTGGAAGCAGACCCGGATGCGGGTGGACTGCTCAGTTATGGTTATTTCTCAGGCGAGAATATTACCGGGTTAGAACAAGGGCGTCCGCTATTTGTCCGCTCTCCGGAGAGCAAATTCAATTTGGCTAATTTTATGCGTGCTCACTTGTTTAGCGCATTTGGAGCTTTGAAAATGGGAATGGACATTTTGACGAAGGAAGAGAATGTTGCCATTGACAGCATTTTAGGTCACGGTGGCTTATTTAAAACTCCGGTAGTTGGCCAAAAAATGATGGCAGCCTCAATGAATGTTCCTGTTTCCGTAATGTCGACTGCTGGAGAAGGTGGCGCATGGGGAATGGCTATTCTAGCCTCTTACATGAAGAACAAAGATCAGGAAGAAAGTTTGGAAGATTTCCTGGATCAAAAAGTGTTCAAAGACGTGAAGGGAGAAGAGATTTATCCAGATGCAACCGATATTAAGGGATTTGAAACCTTTATCGAAAGATATAAAAAAGGTCTGGCGATTGAGCAATCCGCTGTCGACAATTTAGTGTGA
- a CDS encoding class I mannose-6-phosphate isomerase, which yields MFEKRPVNPVRYHPIQPDSAIPYAKAGLQQGYEAIFAPLISLAEQDHPSLLRIALDGTHGAHFHSVLQSMVEILEEQGYSTLVMRTSSFIKTSEELRQHFGQNITDNRAFGYFTEGTIEDYFRPNAKQEAESTLHDAATATRPSRLPFCVITCGPGAYWLGDGNFDITYFLDVSREYQQIEYKQQLLNFGFNGNEDDTEKYKISLFVEWPIFETYRKHILNSIHYYIDMNQPDAPVMTTTCSLRQMISSIAQVPMRVKPFFAPGVWGGQYLKEFADLPADWANCAWSFEPIAPENSIIMEYEGKQIEIPFLLVMHYEHASILGERLVKLFGDYFPIRFDYLDTMDGSNLSCQVHPKQEYIRNQFNELMAQQESYYIMESKGNSEVYLGLTEPCTKEGFYTAVQTAQDTGIPIEITDYVNSYPAKKGDLYLIPTGTVHASGKDNLVLEISSTTWWFTFKIYDYLRQGLDGKPRPINIDHAFENIDFFKKTQWVEEHLIPLPTLLQSQGENEEYLLGQHHDLLFYVHRVHLHTTWEDNTNAEMVMYNLVEGEQVRIISCADESMYVEFKYAESYILPASFGAYRIVNLGSGPCKLIKAGVSKTWDVSLIEA from the coding sequence ATGTTTGAGAAAAGGCCTGTCAACCCCGTTCGCTATCATCCGATCCAACCTGATTCAGCGATACCTTATGCTAAGGCAGGTTTGCAGCAAGGATATGAGGCGATATTCGCACCATTGATCTCTCTAGCCGAGCAGGACCACCCTAGTCTCCTTCGCATCGCTCTTGATGGAACCCATGGAGCGCATTTCCATTCTGTTCTGCAAAGCATGGTAGAAATACTTGAGGAACAGGGATACTCCACTCTCGTCATGAGAACCAGCAGCTTTATCAAAACAAGTGAAGAGCTGCGTCAGCATTTTGGGCAGAATATTACGGATAACCGCGCATTCGGTTATTTCACAGAGGGGACGATTGAAGATTATTTTCGGCCTAATGCTAAGCAGGAAGCCGAAAGTACCCTACATGATGCGGCCACCGCTACCAGGCCCTCTAGGCTTCCGTTCTGTGTTATCACTTGTGGTCCAGGCGCTTATTGGCTAGGCGACGGTAATTTCGACATTACCTACTTCTTGGATGTCTCACGTGAGTATCAGCAAATCGAATACAAGCAGCAGCTGCTGAATTTTGGATTCAATGGGAACGAAGATGACACAGAGAAGTACAAAATATCGCTGTTTGTGGAATGGCCTATTTTTGAAACCTATCGCAAGCATATTCTGAACTCTATTCACTACTACATCGATATGAATCAACCCGATGCTCCCGTGATGACAACAACCTGTTCGCTTCGTCAAATGATCTCCAGTATCGCTCAAGTACCTATGCGCGTGAAACCGTTCTTTGCTCCAGGGGTTTGGGGCGGTCAATATCTTAAAGAATTCGCCGATTTGCCTGCAGATTGGGCCAACTGCGCGTGGAGCTTTGAACCGATTGCTCCAGAGAACTCTATCATTATGGAATATGAAGGCAAGCAGATTGAAATTCCCTTTCTCCTAGTCATGCATTATGAACATGCCTCGATTCTCGGAGAACGGCTCGTTAAGCTATTTGGCGATTATTTTCCGATTCGCTTTGACTATCTGGATACGATGGATGGCAGTAACTTATCCTGTCAGGTTCATCCGAAGCAGGAATACATCCGTAACCAGTTCAACGAGTTAATGGCGCAGCAGGAGTCCTATTATATTATGGAGAGCAAGGGCAATTCCGAGGTGTACCTGGGGCTGACGGAGCCATGCACCAAGGAAGGCTTCTATACTGCCGTACAGACCGCTCAAGATACCGGAATCCCGATTGAAATAACGGATTATGTTAATTCCTATCCTGCGAAGAAGGGGGATCTCTACCTCATCCCAACTGGAACAGTACATGCATCAGGCAAGGATAATCTAGTGCTTGAAATCTCATCCACCACATGGTGGTTCACCTTCAAAATCTATGATTATCTGCGTCAGGGCTTAGACGGAAAACCACGCCCTATTAACATCGATCATGCATTTGAGAATATCGACTTCTTCAAGAAGACCCAATGGGTTGAGGAACATCTCATTCCACTCCCTACCTTGCTGCAGTCGCAGGGCGAGAACGAAGAGTATTTATTAGGTCAGCATCATGATCTACTGTTCTATGTCCATCGGGTGCACTTGCACACTACATGGGAGGATAACACAAACGCTGAAATGGTGATGTACAATCTCGTCGAGGGCGAACAGGTGCGGATCATATCATGCGCGGATGAGTCTATGTATGTAGAGTTTAAATATGCCGAATCCTATATTCTACCTGCCAGTTTCGGAGCTTACCGAATCGTAAATCTTGGCAGTGGGCCATGCAAACTCATCAAAGCGGGCGTATCCAAGACTTGGGATGTGAGTCTCATTGAAGCGTAA
- a CDS encoding ROK family protein, which produces MKRNIVIALDVGGTFIKSCIMLNHVPIPASQKEFPSLADQDQETIIEQFIHIFKYQADFYHSQFIEQDGHWHIGLAFPGPFDYKQGICYIQGLDKFESLYGFSVKEALYERLAQEQGSWAKPLQSAEIRFENDARLFALGFSTNYPQDRFIALTLGTGLGTAFIDKSTIIDHFKGIPGNGWLYNQPYRDGIIDDAFSKRGILQLAHSLGVMKPDLDVKELAEDAIAGDVLSREVFTEFGNRLVDMLIPYIQAFQPNLLVFGGQLSKSFHLFSAALQGFADLHQIQIHTSELMLENTFLGISHMFRF; this is translated from the coding sequence TTGAAGCGTAACATCGTTATTGCGCTTGATGTGGGAGGAACATTTATCAAAAGCTGCATCATGCTGAACCATGTCCCTATACCCGCTAGTCAGAAGGAATTTCCTTCGTTAGCAGACCAAGATCAAGAGACGATTATCGAGCAATTTATTCATATTTTTAAATACCAAGCGGATTTTTACCATTCCCAATTCATTGAACAAGACGGTCATTGGCATATCGGTTTGGCCTTTCCTGGCCCTTTCGATTACAAGCAAGGAATTTGTTACATTCAGGGGCTGGATAAATTCGAATCCCTTTACGGATTTAGTGTAAAAGAGGCCTTATATGAACGGCTTGCACAAGAACAAGGTTCATGGGCAAAACCGCTTCAATCGGCAGAGATTAGGTTTGAGAATGATGCCAGACTGTTTGCGCTTGGCTTCAGCACGAATTATCCGCAGGATCGCTTCATTGCGCTAACTTTAGGCACCGGACTAGGCACTGCTTTTATCGACAAATCGACCATCATTGATCATTTCAAGGGCATTCCGGGTAATGGCTGGCTGTACAATCAGCCCTACCGTGATGGAATCATTGATGATGCGTTCTCCAAGCGCGGTATCCTTCAGCTTGCCCACAGCCTGGGGGTGATGAAGCCTGATCTCGACGTGAAAGAACTGGCTGAAGACGCTATAGCCGGTGATGTATTATCCAGAGAGGTCTTTACGGAGTTCGGTAATCGCCTTGTAGACATGCTCATTCCGTACATTCAGGCATTTCAACCAAACCTTCTCGTATTCGGAGGGCAGCTCTCAAAGAGCTTTCATTTATTCAGTGCTGCTCTTCAAGGCTTCGCCGATCTACATCAAATTCAAATACACACTTCAGAGCTGATGCTAGAAAACACATTCCTAGGTATTTCACATATGTTCCGCTTTTGA
- the araA gene encoding L-arabinose isomerase — translation MSTAVAKEFWFVVGSQHLYGEEALAEVKAHAQTMADALNKSGVLPYPLVLQDLAVSADKITNIMKEVNYRDEVAGVITWMHTFSPAKMWIRGTKMLQKPLLHLATQYNESIPWATIDMDFMNLNQAAHGDREYGFINARLNKQNKVVVGYWERPEVQKQIAEWMDVAVAYNESFNIKVARFGDNMRNVGVTEGDKVEAQIQFGWTVDYFGIGDLVQVINEVKEEEIDALFAEYSELYEFDYGNYSKEAWEASVRVQASYEIAMRRFLDQGGYNAFSTNFEDLHGMKQLPGLAVQRLMAQGYGFAGEGDWKTAALDRLLKVMSHNQSTGFMEDYTYELAVGQESILQSHMLEVDPTLASNKPKLIVSPLGIGGKDDPARLVFDGKAGDGVVVSMADFGTHYKLLINEVSAFEPTVPAPNLPVARVLWNVKPNFQDGVKAWIEHGGGHHTVVSLTLTTDQMITYAKLVNLEYVVIK, via the coding sequence ATGTCAACAGCAGTAGCAAAAGAATTTTGGTTCGTCGTAGGGTCACAACATCTTTATGGGGAAGAAGCGTTGGCTGAAGTTAAAGCACATGCACAAACGATGGCAGATGCTTTGAATAAAAGCGGAGTTTTGCCCTACCCACTAGTGCTACAAGATTTGGCTGTTAGTGCAGATAAAATCACCAACATCATGAAAGAAGTCAACTACCGAGATGAAGTTGCCGGTGTCATCACTTGGATGCATACGTTCTCGCCTGCAAAAATGTGGATTCGCGGAACCAAGATGCTGCAAAAGCCTTTGCTTCATCTAGCTACGCAATATAACGAAAGTATTCCTTGGGCAACCATCGATATGGACTTCATGAATCTGAACCAAGCAGCACATGGTGACCGTGAATATGGCTTTATTAACGCACGTTTGAACAAGCAAAACAAAGTGGTTGTAGGCTACTGGGAACGACCAGAAGTCCAGAAGCAAATTGCGGAATGGATGGACGTAGCCGTTGCTTATAACGAAAGCTTCAACATCAAGGTAGCTCGCTTTGGTGACAACATGCGTAACGTTGGCGTAACCGAAGGAGACAAAGTTGAAGCCCAAATCCAATTTGGTTGGACGGTTGACTACTTTGGTATTGGCGACCTTGTTCAAGTTATTAATGAAGTTAAGGAAGAAGAAATCGATGCGTTGTTCGCTGAATATTCAGAGCTTTATGAATTCGATTACGGTAACTATAGCAAAGAAGCATGGGAAGCTAGCGTAAGAGTACAAGCAAGCTATGAAATCGCCATGAGACGTTTCCTTGATCAAGGTGGCTACAATGCCTTCTCAACGAATTTTGAAGATTTACACGGCATGAAACAACTTCCTGGACTTGCTGTTCAACGTTTGATGGCACAAGGATATGGTTTTGCCGGCGAAGGTGATTGGAAAACAGCGGCTTTAGATCGTTTGCTCAAAGTAATGAGCCATAACCAATCCACTGGCTTTATGGAAGATTACACGTATGAATTGGCGGTTGGACAAGAATCCATCCTACAATCCCATATGCTTGAAGTAGACCCTACTTTGGCAAGCAACAAACCCAAACTTATCGTTTCCCCATTAGGCATTGGCGGTAAAGACGATCCAGCTCGTTTAGTATTTGATGGTAAAGCAGGAGACGGTGTGGTCGTTTCCATGGCTGACTTTGGTACTCATTACAAACTTTTGATCAACGAAGTTTCAGCATTTGAGCCGACTGTTCCAGCTCCAAACCTTCCAGTAGCTCGTGTACTTTGGAATGTTAAGCCAAACTTCCAAGATGGGGTTAAAGCTTGGATTGAACATGGCGGCGGTCACCATACCGTAGTTTCATTAACTTTAACAACAGACCAAATGATTACTTACGCAAAACTTGTTAACTTGGAATATGTAGTTATTAAGTAA
- a CDS encoding AraC family transcriptional regulator encodes MSYEAFRRANALLNQHISQISGNQASFKIHYWGFMPLHYSNSLHRHSFFEICYVLEGSGEYTDDGVDYPLQTGTLFCSKPGVWHQIRSEQGLALFFVAFEVDELQTSEAYTRGFRSIAHHGKIVADPEDSQITAQIWQTILGLIESTQPIPRDMLQHLVLSLLLSFLHGLSSTPNLSGDALNEDTEEHRQLRRAKLYIEDNLSSPLRIEQVSQELGISSRHLSRLFHTQLGQTFVHYVQERRVQKAKDWLLNSDIAIKDIAERTGFESVHYFTRVFTRKLGVAPAKFRKAQFTDGRQNRKQT; translated from the coding sequence ATGTCTTATGAAGCCTTCAGAAGAGCGAATGCCCTTCTCAATCAACATATCTCACAAATCAGCGGGAACCAGGCATCCTTCAAAATTCACTATTGGGGCTTCATGCCTCTTCATTACAGCAACTCTCTGCACCGGCACTCTTTTTTCGAAATTTGCTACGTATTAGAGGGTTCAGGTGAATACACAGACGATGGTGTCGATTATCCATTGCAGACTGGAACCCTGTTCTGTTCAAAGCCCGGCGTATGGCATCAAATTCGCAGTGAACAGGGCCTTGCCTTGTTTTTCGTAGCTTTTGAAGTCGATGAATTGCAGACCTCCGAGGCTTATACGAGAGGCTTCCGCAGCATAGCTCACCACGGCAAGATTGTCGCGGACCCGGAAGACTCTCAGATCACAGCGCAGATTTGGCAGACGATTCTAGGCCTGATCGAGAGTACACAGCCCATTCCCAGAGATATGCTGCAGCATCTTGTTCTCTCTCTGCTTCTATCCTTTCTGCATGGTCTCTCCTCTACGCCGAATCTGAGTGGTGATGCCTTAAATGAGGATACCGAGGAGCATCGCCAGTTGAGACGAGCCAAGTTATATATAGAAGATAATCTCTCTTCACCTCTACGAATTGAGCAAGTCTCGCAAGAGCTGGGAATTTCCTCGCGGCACTTATCAAGACTGTTTCACACCCAGCTAGGTCAAACCTTTGTGCATTATGTGCAGGAACGGAGGGTACAGAAGGCCAAGGACTGGCTGCTTAACAGTGACATTGCCATTAAGGATATCGCCGAACGTACTGGATTTGAATCCGTCCATTATTTTACCCGTGTATTTACAAGAAAGCTGGGCGTTGCCCCTGCCAAGTTCCGAAAAGCTCAATTTACAGATGGGCGGCAAAATAGGAAACAGACATAA
- a CDS encoding GntR family transcriptional regulator, with protein MKPKYQVIIDDIKSRILSGDYNVGDQIPTESALQSLYEVSRQTVRKAILELSNEGFLRSEKGSGTYVSNQYLSKTGGSSHKKTIGVITTYISDYIFPSIIRGIESRMNEDNYSLLLASTNNDVAQEKKALEMMLSHGVDGLIIEPTKSNLYNPNIAYYLSFKEQDIPLIMINAFYEEIELPFLCLDDVQSSYLATKELISKGHNQIGLIAKMDDLQGKYRMKGYIKALEEAKLRFNPEQIFSFNTETKQSLSTNLTDFLNKNKDTLTAIVCYNDEVGLEVVHACRKLDISIPEELSIIGQDNSYIAKNSNIKLTTLTHPQETMGRDAADWVIKKLQGKKDLPHSTYYQPVLIEGETVVAR; from the coding sequence ATGAAACCAAAGTATCAAGTGATTATTGATGATATAAAAAGTAGAATTCTTTCTGGGGATTATAATGTAGGGGACCAAATTCCTACTGAGTCTGCTTTGCAGTCCTTATATGAGGTTAGTAGACAGACTGTGCGAAAAGCCATTTTAGAACTATCCAACGAGGGATTCCTACGAAGTGAGAAGGGTTCGGGCACCTATGTCAGCAACCAATATCTTTCGAAGACCGGTGGGAGCTCCCATAAGAAGACAATAGGCGTAATTACGACCTATATCTCAGACTATATCTTTCCGTCCATAATCCGCGGGATTGAGAGCCGAATGAATGAGGATAATTATTCCTTGCTATTGGCTAGTACCAATAATGATGTTGCTCAAGAAAAAAAAGCACTGGAAATGATGCTGTCCCACGGCGTGGATGGTTTAATTATCGAACCAACAAAGAGCAATTTATATAACCCCAATATTGCTTATTATCTTTCGTTTAAGGAGCAGGATATTCCACTCATCATGATCAATGCTTTTTATGAAGAAATAGAGCTGCCTTTCCTTTGTCTGGATGATGTGCAGTCCAGTTATCTGGCAACCAAAGAATTGATATCCAAAGGGCATAACCAAATTGGACTTATTGCAAAAATGGATGATCTGCAAGGAAAGTATCGAATGAAGGGGTATATCAAAGCGCTCGAAGAAGCTAAATTGCGGTTTAATCCGGAACAAATTTTTTCGTTCAATACGGAGACGAAACAGTCGTTATCTACAAACTTGACCGATTTCCTGAATAAAAATAAAGATACCCTCACTGCTATTGTCTGTTATAACGATGAGGTCGGTTTGGAAGTGGTCCATGCCTGCAGGAAGCTAGACATCTCTATTCCAGAGGAACTATCGATTATTGGCCAGGACAACTCCTATATTGCCAAGAATTCGAACATCAAACTAACTACTTTGACTCACCCCCAAGAAACGATGGGTCGTGATGCAGCGGATTGGGTTATTAAGAAATTACAAGGAAAAAAGGATCTGCCCCACAGCACCTATTATCAACCTGTGTTAATTGAAGGTGAAACTGTAGTCGCGAGATAG